The following coding sequences lie in one Rutidosis leptorrhynchoides isolate AG116_Rl617_1_P2 chromosome 4, CSIRO_AGI_Rlap_v1, whole genome shotgun sequence genomic window:
- the LOC139845243 gene encoding vacuolar iron transporter homolog 4-like, with translation MAAKNDVSIPVSDNRSEQERNQVLSTEADFDYSQRGQWLRAAVLGATDGLVSVASLMMGIGAVKHDVRAMILTGFAGLVAGACSMAIGEFVSVYSQRDVESAQIKRENSDESEKEALPNPIQAATASAVAFMLGAIVPLLAAAFIADHKVRLGVVVATVSLALVFFGWTGAVLGRAPVVKSCFRILVGGWMAMGVTFGLTKWIGSAGL, from the coding sequence ATGGCTGCAAAAAATGATGTAAGCATTCCAGTTTCTGATAACAGATCAGAACAGGAACGTAACCAAGTATTGTCTACGGAGGCAGACTTTGACTACTCGCAAAGGGGACAGTGGCTGCGTGCTGCTGTTCTTGGAGCAACTGATGGTTTAGTTTCAGTTGCATCTTTAATGATGGGTATTGGTGCTGTTAAACACGACGTTCGAGCCATGATTCTTACTGGATTCGCTGGTTTAGTCGCTGGTGCATGCAGTATGGCAATCGGTGAATTTGTTTCAGTCTATTCCCAACGAGACGTAGAGTCAGCTCAGATAAAAAGAGAAAACAGTGACGAAAGTGAAAAAGAAGCACTGCCGAATCCCATTCAGGCGGCTACCGCATCAGCCGTTGCATTTATGTTGGGAGCCATTGTGCCGTTACTTGCTGCTGCTTTTATAGCGGACCATAAGGTTAGGCTGGGTGTGGTGGTAGCCACCGTGAGCTTGGCTCTTGTGTTCTTTGGGTGGACCGGAGCCGTTTTGGGGAGGGCTCCTGTGGTTAAGTCTTGTTTCCGGATTCTGGTTGGTGGGTGGATGGCTATGGGCGTTACATTTGGTTTGACCAAATGGATAGGCTCTGCTGGTCTGTAG